The Halichondria panicea chromosome 14, odHalPani1.1, whole genome shotgun sequence genome contains a region encoding:
- the LOC135348207 gene encoding hypoxanthine-guanine phosphoribosyltransferase-like, whose product MANSGAEPSGKKQKAKQDFIVIPDDYRGYDLSHFAVPGHYVNDLEHVMIPHGFILDRTKRLALDICRDLQAPIVALCVLKGGYQFFTDLLGFIKGYNASSGRSFQMHVDFIRLKSYVDDKSSGEIKVIGGDSLENLRGRNVLIVEDIIDTGGTMMKLLDLLKQYEPANVKVASLFVKRTPKSVGYRPDYTGFEIPDQFVVGYALDYNEFFRDLNHVCVINETGKKKYAA is encoded by the exons ATGGCCAACAGTGGAGCAGAACCTTCTGGAAAGAAGCAAAAAGCCAAACAAGATTTCATTGTG ATCCCTGATGATTACCGAGGCTATGATCTGAGTCATTTTGCCGTCCCTGGCCATTATGTGAATGACCTGGAGCACGTCATGATCCCTCACGGCTTCATCCTAGACAG AACTAAGCGACTAGCTCTGGACATTTGCCGAGACCTGCAGGCCCCTATAGTGGCCTTGTGTGTGTTGAAGGGTGGATACCAGTTCTTTACTGACCTACTTGGCTTCATTAAAGGCTACAATGCTTCGTCTGGGAGGTCGTTTCAAATGCACGTGGACTTTATACGACTCAAGAGTTATGTA GATGACAAGTCCAGTGGTGAGATCAAAGTGATAGGAGGAGACAGTCTGGAGAACCTGAGGGGAAGA AATGTACTCATTGTGGAA gacATTATTGACACTGGGGGTACCATGATGAAGTTACTGGATCTGCTCAAACAGTACGAGCCGGCCAACGTGAAGGTTGCCAG TTTATTTGTCAAGAGAACACCCAAGAGTGTCGGCTATAGACCAGACT ACACTGGGTTTGAGATTCCTGACCAGTTTGTGGTGGGCTATGCTCTCGACTACAACGAGTTCTTCAGAGATCTCAAC CATGTGTGTGTCATTAACGAAACTGGCAAGAAGAAGTATGCAGCGTGA
- the LOC135348205 gene encoding uncharacterized protein LOC135348205 produces MSRQLAPKTSHQVKPQPNKEQDLYEHVEMQEQQSHYMTINRPKVEAKSQLAGQISTKIKRWKCVVIALIAVFLVIVLVVSLVAVIMYSPLISDGDTGNLLSRIQQLEETNTVKESQIASMQNLIQTSTLVQNNIRQDLDRLRTINLYEGCIQETGTCTMSTSSTSTYRTCNTGSVTINPGDTQYFTSSIVCDFSYTSYFTSSTYYKSGNNIYCFCKVTAPSSDGHSSFSVYDSVCTLTVTKCPYTKNLLN; encoded by the exons ATGAGTCGTCAACTAGCTCCTAAAACAAGTCACCAggtcaaaccacagccaaACAAAGAACAAGATTTGTACGAGCACGTTGAGATGCAAGAACAACAATCTCATTACATGACAATCAATCGCCCTAAAGTTGAGGCCAAATCCCAACTAGCCGGTCAAATCTCCACTAAAATCAAGAGGTGGAAATGTGTCGTGATTGCACTAATTGCTGTATTTCTGGTCATTGTTCTAGTTGTGTCTCTGGTGGCTGTCATCATGTACAGTCCTCTGATCAGCGATGGAGACACTGGGAATCTATTGTCGAGGATTCAACAGTTGGAGGAAACAAACACTGTTAAAGAATCCCAGATAGCCAGCATGCAGAACTTAATACAGACCTCAACTTTGGTACAGAACAACATTCGTCAAGATTTGGACCGTCTCCGCACAATCAACCTCTATGAGGGCTGTATCCAGGAGACCGGGACTTGTACGATGTCAACATCATCAACGAGTACTTATCGCACTTGTAACACTGGTAGTGTGACCATCAATCCTGGA GACACACAGTACTTCACATCCAGCATAGTGTGTGATTTTTCCTATACCAGCTACTTCACATCATCCACATACTACAAGAGTGGAAATAATATTTACTGCTTCTGTAAAGTTACTGCTCCCAGTAGTGATGGTCACAGCTCATTCTCTGTCTATGATTCTGTCTGCACACTGACTGTCACCAAGTGTCCTTATACTAAAAACCTCCTCAACTAA
- the LOC135348203 gene encoding uncharacterized protein LOC135348203 gives MSRQPAAKTSHQPNKEQELYEHVEMQEQQSHYMTINRPNRIEVEDKSQLAGQISTKIKRWKCVVIALMTVFLVIALVVSLVAVIIYSPLASGGDNTESSASTAGDNLLLLRIQQLEETNTAKESQIASMQSLIQTSTLAQNNLRQDLDRLRTINLYEGCIQETRTCTMSTSSTTSYHSCSTSGVSINRGDTQYFTSSILCDFSFTSYFTSTSYWKSGNNIYCSCEVTYPSGGSHSSFSPSNNAVCTLTVTKCPYTRNLLI, from the exons ATGAGTCGTCAACCAGCTGCTAAAACAAGTCACCAGCCAAACAAAGAACAAGAGTTGTACGAGCACGTCGAGATGCAGGAACAACAATCTCATTACATGACAATCAATCGCCCTAACCGCATTGAAGTTGAGGACAAATCCCAACTAGCTGGTCAAATCTCCACTAAAATCAAGAGGTGGAAATGTGTTGTGATTGCTCTGATGACTGTATTTCTGGTCATTGCTCTAGTTGTGTCTCTGGTGGCTGTCATCATATACAGTCCTCTGGCCAGTGGTGGAGACAACactgaatcaagtgcaagcacTGCCGGAGATAATCTGTTGTTGTTGAGGATTCAACAGCTGGAGGAAACTAACACTGCTAAAGAATCCCAGATAGCCAGCATGCAGAGCTTAATACAGACCTCAACTTTGGCACAGAACAACCTTCGTCAAGATTTGGACCGTCTCCGCACAATCAACCTCTATGAGGGCTGTATCCAGGAGACCAGGACTTGTACGATGTCAACATCATCAACCACTAGTTATCACTCTTGCAGCACTAGTGGTGTGTCCATCAATCGTGGA GACACACAGTACTTCACATCCAGCATTTTGTGTGATTTTTCCTTTACCAGCTACTTCACATCCACCTCATACTGGAAGAGTGGAAACAATATTTACTGCTCCTGTGAAGTTACCTATCCCAGTGGTGGTAGTCACAGCTCATTCTCGCCAAGTAATAATGCGGTCTGCACACTGACTGTCACCAAGTGTCCTTATACTCGAAACCTACTGATTTAA
- the LOC135348201 gene encoding uncharacterized protein LOC135348201 produces MSRQPAPKIIHHNREQPNKQEELYEEVEMHDEQQPRYMTTIHSNRDDVEDNSQSQQVGQISTKTKRRKFVVIALIAVLLVIALVVSLVAVIIYSPLVSGGDNTESSASTAGDNMLLRIQQLEGRVQAIQGLNVTVANTVKSSALYSSQIASMQNLIQTSTLIQNNLRQDLDRLRTINLYDGCIQQTRTCTMPTSSTSTYATCGTTSVTITPGDTQYFTSSILCDLQTYTGHFTSSTYYKSGNNIRCYCQVTYPVVLVTAHSRQVMASAH; encoded by the exons ATGAGTCGTCAACCTGCTCCTAAAATAATTCACCACAACAGAGAACAGCCAAATAAACAAGAAGAGCTGTACGAAGAAGTCGAAATGCACGATGAACAACAACCTCGATATATGACAACCATTCACTCTAACCGTGATGATGTTGAGGACAACTCCCAATCGCAACAAGTCGGTCAAATCTCCACTAAAACCAAGAGGAGGAAATTTGTTGTGATTGCACTGATTGCTGTATTGCTGGTCATTGCTCTAGTTGTGTCTCTGGTGGCAGTCATCATATACAGTCCTCTGGTCAGCGGTGGAGACAACACTGAATCAAGTGCCAGCACTGCCGGAGATAATATGTTGTTGAGGATACAGCAGCTGGAAGGAAGAGTGCAAGCAATTCAGGGATTGAATGTCACAGTGGCGAACACTGTTAAATCATCAGCATTGTACTCTTCCCAGATAGCCAGCATGCAGAACTTAATACAGACATCAACTTTGATCCAGAACAACCTTCGTCAAGATTTGGACCGTCTCCGCACAATCAACCTCTATGATGGCTGTATCCAGCAGACTAGGACTTGCACGATGCCAACATCATCAACGAGTACTTATGCCACTTGTGGCACTACTAGTGTGACCATCACTCCTGGA GACACACAGTACTTTACATCCAGCATATTGTGTGATCTTCAAACCTATACCGGCCACTTCACGTCATCGACATACTACAAGAGTGGAAACAATATCCGTTGCTACTGTCAAGTTACCTATCCAGTAGTACTGGTCACAGCTCATTCTCGCCAAGTAATGGCATCTGCACACTGA